A single genomic interval of Candidatus Abawacabacteria bacterium harbors:
- a CDS encoding rhodanese-related sulfurtransferase, with translation MHHIILLYYKYTFIDQPNQFMREHKALCNRLHLKGRVLISRDGVNGTVSGTKEATDEYMATVKTFPGFEDVEFKIGASDQPAFPKMSIKVRAEIITLKAAEPIDIKNAAPYIEADEMYQVLKEMPEDTVIIDARNEYESRIGKFKNALTFAIENFRDIPEKVLPELEKYKDKKIITYCTGGVRCEPFSALLRQKGYDVRQLHGGIIKYAEKHSEFGFDGHCYVFDNRVSVKVNDNIFSTCEFCDTKTARYINCKNNACHRQLVCCEHCDHMNKGYCLDESMLNKLKKFFTNFLRSHESSTSR, from the coding sequence ATGCACCACATCATTCTTCTCTACTATAAATACACTTTCATTGATCAACCCAATCAATTCATGCGGGAACATAAAGCTTTATGTAATCGCTTGCATCTGAAAGGACGTGTCTTGATTAGCCGCGATGGCGTCAATGGTACGGTATCAGGAACAAAAGAAGCCACTGATGAGTATATGGCCACAGTAAAAACATTTCCCGGCTTTGAAGATGTAGAGTTTAAAATTGGTGCAAGTGATCAACCAGCATTTCCGAAAATGAGTATCAAAGTACGAGCAGAAATTATCACGCTCAAAGCGGCAGAACCCATAGATATCAAAAATGCGGCACCTTATATTGAAGCTGATGAAATGTATCAGGTACTCAAAGAAATGCCTGAAGATACTGTAATTATCGATGCTCGCAATGAATATGAATCCCGCATTGGTAAATTCAAAAATGCCCTTACCTTTGCTATTGAAAACTTTCGCGATATTCCAGAAAAAGTATTACCAGAATTAGAAAAGTATAAAGACAAAAAGATCATCACCTATTGTACTGGCGGTGTACGCTGTGAACCATTTTCAGCACTACTTAGACAAAAGGGCTATGACGTCAGACAATTGCATGGAGGAATTATTAAGTATGCTGAGAAACACTCTGAATTTGGTTTTGATGGTCATTGTTATGTCTTTGATAATCGGGTCTCGGTAAAGGTCAATGACAACATTTTCTCTACCTGTGAATTTTGTGATACCAAAACAGCTCGCTATATCAATTGTAAAAACAATGCTTGTCATCGCCAATTAGTATGCTGTGAGCATTGTGATCACATGAATAAAGGGTATTGCCTAGATGAAAGTATGTTAAATAAGCTTAAAAAATTCTTTACCAACTTTTTGCGATCACATGAAAGTAGCACTAGTCGTTGA
- the truB gene encoding tRNA pseudouridine(55) synthase TruB — MFYLIHKPSGITSHDVISQMRKVLGIKRIGHAGTLDPLASGLMIVAVGNDTKLLEYVVGLDKKYQCTFRLGATSDTYDNEGTIIVMAGAPMIGENDLKRVLQEFTGDIYQVPPQYSAIKIQGKKAYEYAREGQSITIPPRLISMYSLELVNFSYPDVTIAVHCSSGTYIRTLAHDIGKRLNSGAYVTKLIRTNIGNSSLTEAIDLATVDKNSPTINFKSICPQYEYRDLTEEEWRKVKMGQAISSTIDYVNEIVLGSYHDQIVSVLQYSKHSHSLHPKKNLPLQ; from the coding sequence ATGTTTTATTTGATTCACAAACCATCAGGCATCACTTCTCATGATGTCATCTCTCAAATGCGCAAAGTATTGGGTATTAAACGTATTGGTCATGCGGGAACATTGGATCCTCTGGCCTCAGGATTGATGATTGTTGCGGTAGGAAATGATACAAAGCTCTTAGAATATGTGGTTGGTTTAGACAAAAAATACCAATGCACTTTTCGTTTGGGGGCAACATCAGACACTTATGATAATGAAGGAACAATTATCGTTATGGCTGGAGCACCTATGATAGGCGAAAACGACCTTAAAAGAGTGCTACAAGAATTTACTGGCGATATTTACCAAGTACCGCCCCAATATTCAGCAATTAAAATTCAGGGGAAAAAAGCTTATGAGTATGCTCGCGAAGGGCAAAGCATCACCATTCCCCCTCGTTTAATCAGCATGTATTCCTTAGAGTTAGTCAACTTTTCCTATCCTGATGTGACTATTGCTGTGCATTGCAGCTCTGGCACTTATATTCGCACTTTGGCTCATGATATTGGCAAACGGCTCAATAGCGGAGCTTATGTCACCAAGCTTATTCGTACCAACATTGGTAACAGTTCTTTGACTGAAGCAATTGATTTAGCAACAGTAGATAAAAACAGTCCTACTATTAACTTCAAAAGTATTTGTCCACAATATGAATATCGTGATCTCACTGAAGAAGAGTGGCGAAAAGTAAAAATGGGCCAAGCAATTTCCAGCACTATTGATTATGTTAATGAAATAGTCCTCGGCTCTTATCACGATCAAATTGTCTCAGTCCTACAGTACTCAAAACATTCTCACTCGCTACATCCCAAAAAGAACTTGCCGCTTCAATAG